The sequence below is a genomic window from Tenacibaculum tangerinum.
ACGTCTTCTACCCATTCTGCTACATTCCCAGACATATCGTAAAGTCCAAATGCATTCGGTGGATAGCTCATCACAGCATTAGGAATATCTGCTCCGTCGCTACTCCATCCTGCAATACCACTATAATCTCCTTTTCCTTGTTTAAAGTTCGCTAGTTGGTCTCCTCTCCTTCTCTTATCTCTATCACGTGTATATTTTCCAGTCCAAGCATATTTTTTTCTACCTCTAATATTGTTATATTCTCTATTTTCAAAAAGTGCTTTTGCTGCATATTCCCATTCTACTTCAGTTGGTAATCTAAACTTTTGAGATAGGATTCCGTCAGAAGAAGTTACTTGTCGTCCTGTAAACTTTCCTTTTTCTGGCTTAGGTTCACCTTTAGTTCTTGGTACTGGTAATCCTTTTTTGTATATAGTAGAATCTCCATCGAAGATAGCATACGGATCGGTTAAGTAAGTATCTGTATCAAAATTGTTTTCCCCTTTAAAACTTATTGAATCTTCTTTGAATATATTTTTGATGACCCCTTTATCCATCAAAATCTTTAAATTTACTGCATTGGTACGCCACTTACAATACTTGTTCGCTTGTATCCAACTAACTCCAACCACTGGGTATTCTGCATAAGACGGGTGTCTTAAGTAACTTTCTGAAAGCAAATTGGTATTTCCTAATCCTTTTCTCCAAACCAATGTATCTGGTAAAATTGAAGGGTAAATATTTTTAAACTGAGGGTCGTCTGGCGAAAATACATCTTTCATATATTGCATAAACAAACCATACTCGGCATTTGTCACTTCAGTTTCATCCATATAAAAGGTGCGCACGTGCATTTGTTTTGGTGTTGTGTTCCAGTCAAACATAACATCGTCTTGCACTAATCCCATCGTAAAAGTACCTCCTTCAATGTGCACCATACCCGGGGGAACGTTTTTTCCTTCTCTATACTCTCCTTTAATATATCCTCCATAATTAGGATCATTAAAGTTCCAACCAGTTAACGAAGATTTACTAGACCCGCCACGACTGTTACTTTTACAAGAAGCAACTAACAAGCTAGCAATCGCCAATAAACTAAATAATTTTAACGTACTTTTCATGTATTTCTTATTGTTTTTAAGGGTGTCGCAATTTACAATATTTCTAATTTCTTACAACTAATTTAACCATAAAATCATATTCATTGACTCTTATTACGCAAGATAGAAACGATAGTTTTTGCTCTTTAGTATTACGAATCTAAGAAAAAGATTAAAATAATACGGTCTTAAGATTTAATATTTGTAGAATTGTAAAAAGTTAATTAATAATTTAGAAGGAAAATATAATATATTTTTTAGAAAAACGTTAATTGTTTTAATTTTTAAGCTATGAATAGGCTAAAAAAAAGAGATATTGTGAACTCATTATAATAAAATTATATATTTGCTAAATAATTAATCAAATTTTACATGAAAAAATTATCGATCATATTATTTTTTGTGTGCTTAACCTTATTAGATAAAGCACAAGCCCAAACATCAATAAATACAACAGCAATGCCCTTTTTATTGATTGTACCTGATGCTCGCGCTGGTGGTATGGGAGATATTGGAGTGGCGACCTCTTCTGATGCTTATTCAATTTTTCATAACCCTGCAAAAACTGCATTCAATCAAAACAAAATAAGTATGGGGATAAACTATACCCCGTGGCTTAGAAATTTAACGGATGATAT
It includes:
- the gldJ gene encoding gliding motility lipoprotein GldJ, whose protein sequence is MKSTLKLFSLLAIASLLVASCKSNSRGGSSKSSLTGWNFNDPNYGGYIKGEYREGKNVPPGMVHIEGGTFTMGLVQDDVMFDWNTTPKQMHVRTFYMDETEVTNAEYGLFMQYMKDVFSPDDPQFKNIYPSILPDTLVWRKGLGNTNLLSESYLRHPSYAEYPVVGVSWIQANKYCKWRTNAVNLKILMDKGVIKNIFKEDSISFKGENNFDTDTYLTDPYAIFDGDSTIYKKGLPVPRTKGEPKPEKGKFTGRQVTSSDGILSQKFRLPTEVEWEYAAKALFENREYNNIRGRKKYAWTGKYTRDRDKRRRGDQLANFKQGKGDYSGIAGWSSDGADIPNAVMSYPPNAFGLYDMSGNVAEWVEDVYRPIIDSEANDFNYFRGNIFTKKLINEDGKVVIVGDGEVEYDTLENGRVVPKDLPGSVKYIPITREDTYMRRNYNLANNSSLGDGDQASSKFYGLDKDQLDRSSRMYNSPQKPEAELDSLGNVINNYKYDDKRRTTLISDKSRVFKGGSWADREYWLDPAQRRYFPEYMATNYIGFRCATDKMGPMVLNDRKTPTPKYVKRVRR